The following proteins are co-located in the Pedobacter sp. FW305-3-2-15-E-R2A2 genome:
- a CDS encoding glycoside hydrolase family 3 N-terminal domain-containing protein: MKLKRTLSLLLLSGCLGTANAQTNNQAKVESLLKKMSLEEKVGQMAQITLDVIGKGKGRFESDEPFGLDEKELQRVLVKYHVGSVLNTSNNRARTPQVWYNIISKIQHVAMKQTPNKIPVIYGVDEIHGATYTVGATMFPQQIGQAATFNRSLVKNGASITAYETRASSIPWNFAPLLDLGADPRFPRQWESFGEDPYLIKELGVAAVKGYEGEDGSVAHPEKVASSIKHFLGYQVSVSGKDRTPAFISDQALREYHLPPFKAAIDAGAKTIMINSGIINGVPVHANYHILTELLKEELNFKGLVVTDWGDIENLYKRDRIAKDDKEAIMIAINAGIDMSMIAYNYETFCDNLIALVKEGKVKESRIDDAVRRILWVKYELNLFEKPTTNPKDYPKFGSKEFEQAAYQTAAESITLLKNTDQILPLAKGTKILVTGPNANSMRTLNGAWTYSWQGEKVEEFAAKYNTILEALQHKAGKENVSYLPGVSYKMDGKYYDEYADQMEETIAAAKNADVIVLCLGENSYTESPGNMNDLYLSDLQTELAQKLAATGKKVILVLNEGRPRVISKFEKKMNAIVQTYLPGNFGGDALADVLYGEVNPSGKLPYTYPQFPNALFTYYHKPSESKGTTEGVYNYDSDYNPQYVFGHGLSYTTFKYDQLKLSSNTLKKGENLNITVNVSNTGKVDGKETVLLFTSDLVATLITPDVKRLRGFEKIELKAGETKTVTFKIDASDIGFINTENKLVTEAGEFSLQIGDQKVTFNYIP, from the coding sequence GAACCCTTTCTTTATTGCTCCTATCCGGCTGCTTAGGTACAGCCAATGCCCAAACCAATAACCAGGCAAAAGTGGAAAGCCTGCTGAAAAAGATGAGTCTCGAAGAGAAAGTCGGACAAATGGCTCAAATTACCCTGGATGTAATTGGCAAAGGAAAAGGACGTTTTGAAAGCGACGAGCCCTTTGGTTTAGACGAAAAAGAATTGCAAAGAGTCCTGGTAAAATACCATGTAGGCTCGGTCCTGAATACGTCGAATAACAGGGCAAGAACACCGCAGGTCTGGTATAACATCATCAGCAAGATCCAGCATGTGGCGATGAAACAAACACCCAATAAGATTCCTGTAATCTATGGCGTGGATGAAATCCATGGTGCCACCTATACCGTTGGTGCCACCATGTTCCCGCAGCAAATCGGACAGGCAGCTACCTTTAACCGTTCATTGGTTAAAAATGGCGCTTCGATTACGGCTTATGAAACCCGTGCAAGTTCTATTCCATGGAACTTTGCTCCTTTGCTTGATCTTGGTGCAGACCCACGCTTCCCACGTCAATGGGAAAGCTTTGGTGAAGACCCTTATCTGATCAAAGAACTGGGCGTTGCGGCAGTGAAAGGTTATGAAGGAGAAGACGGAAGCGTTGCACATCCGGAAAAAGTAGCTTCTTCGATCAAACACTTCCTGGGTTATCAGGTTTCCGTTTCAGGGAAAGACAGAACTCCGGCATTTATCTCAGACCAGGCTTTAAGAGAATATCACCTGCCTCCTTTTAAAGCGGCAATTGACGCTGGTGCAAAAACCATTATGATCAATTCAGGAATCATCAACGGTGTTCCTGTTCATGCAAACTATCATATCCTTACAGAACTGTTGAAAGAAGAACTGAACTTCAAAGGTCTGGTAGTAACGGATTGGGGAGATATCGAAAATCTTTACAAAAGAGACCGCATTGCCAAAGACGATAAAGAAGCGATCATGATTGCCATCAATGCCGGAATCGACATGTCTATGATTGCTTACAATTACGAGACCTTCTGCGATAACCTGATTGCATTGGTGAAAGAAGGAAAAGTAAAAGAATCACGTATTGATGATGCGGTGAGAAGAATCCTATGGGTAAAATATGAATTGAATCTTTTTGAAAAACCAACCACCAATCCTAAAGATTATCCAAAATTCGGAAGTAAAGAATTTGAGCAGGCTGCTTATCAAACTGCAGCAGAATCAATCACTTTGTTGAAAAACACAGATCAGATCCTTCCATTGGCCAAAGGAACAAAAATCCTCGTAACCGGCCCCAATGCCAATTCCATGAGAACCCTGAACGGGGCATGGACCTATTCATGGCAGGGAGAAAAAGTAGAAGAATTTGCAGCGAAGTACAACACCATTCTGGAAGCATTGCAACATAAAGCAGGAAAAGAAAATGTAAGCTACCTGCCTGGCGTAAGCTATAAGATGGATGGCAAATATTACGACGAATATGCAGATCAAATGGAAGAAACCATCGCCGCAGCAAAAAATGCAGATGTGATTGTTTTGTGTCTTGGAGAAAACTCGTATACAGAATCACCGGGAAACATGAACGATTTATACCTGTCGGACCTGCAAACAGAGCTGGCTCAGAAACTGGCTGCTACGGGTAAAAAAGTGATCCTGGTGTTGAATGAAGGAAGACCCCGTGTGATCAGCAAATTTGAGAAGAAAATGAATGCGATTGTGCAGACCTACCTTCCGGGTAACTTTGGTGGTGATGCCCTTGCGGATGTTTTATATGGTGAGGTTAACCCTTCCGGAAAACTTCCTTACACCTATCCACAGTTTCCTAACGCCTTGTTTACTTATTACCATAAACCTTCAGAATCTAAAGGAACTACAGAAGGTGTTTACAACTATGATTCGGATTATAACCCTCAATATGTTTTCGGTCATGGCTTAAGTTATACGACGTTTAAATACGACCAGCTGAAATTGAGCAGCAATACCCTTAAAAAAGGAGAAAACCTGAACATCACGGTCAATGTGAGCAATACCGGTAAAGTGGATGGAAAAGAGACGGTCCTGTTATTTACGTCTGATTTAGTGGCTACTTTGATTACTCCTGATGTGAAACGTCTGAGAGGATTTGAAAAGATCGAATTGAAAGCAGGTGAGACAAAAACAGTAACTTTTAAAATCGATGCATCAGATATTGGTTTCATCAATACCGAGAATAAGCTGGTTACCGAAGCAGGAGAATTTAGCCTACAGATCGGAGACCAGAAAGTAACCTTTAATTATATCCCTTAA